A region from the uncultured Sunxiuqinia sp. genome encodes:
- a CDS encoding insulinase family protein has translation MRKLVIVIIASFAVHFLAIAQQGQNIPMDPEVRTGRLDNGLTYYIRHNELPEQRAEFYIAQRVGSILEEENQRGLAHFLEHMCFNGTKNFPGNTLIEQLESKGIKFGVNINAYTAIDETVYNLSNIPVTREGIIDTALLVLHDWSGFVSLNDKDIDQERGVIHEEWRTRHTADYRVMEKTYKNVFPDSRYAERMPIGLIEVIDNFPYQAIRDYYKKWYRPDLQAIIVVGDIDIDKVEEKIKILFADIPAPVAPAVRKYFEVPDNTDPIVSVVSDPELQQTGISISYKRDVCPVPQKNTTIYYSNMVLEYMVASMFNQRLYQVSEEPNPPFERASGGPGAFYSAKTKRAWKVNVSPRNNNDWEQALRTVLKENERMQRYGFTAMELERAKTNMLSRYESAYREREKQYNREYVQEYVRNFTDNEPSPGIGWEYKYVKDMLSNLTLDRVNMVAEALITDTNVVFAISGPENDNVTLPAKSDILAVWNKVKKADVKPYVEEELTTSLLEKKPIKGKITGTKQLSFGYTQWTLSNGVKVLIKATDYREDQVILSAYSPGGTSLVEDDDLPSAMVAGSLASLGGLGHLNQVDLGKILTGKRVSVSPFIGNLSEGIYGTASPKDFETLLQLTYLYFTQPRMDQDAFDTWESNTRVQLENVSLNPMISLRDTLNKILTGNNPRGRQFTPAMLDKVSYNKALSLYRERFSDAGDFTFFITGNVETDSIKEYVETYLGGLPSTMDKEKFIDRGIYPFKGIVKNHFGRQLETPKSSVSIIYTGEIPYTLKNIVLMDYVESVLNMVYTEKIREEKGGAYGVSVRGGIGKFPRERFSFRIEFDTAPSKRDTLVRIVYDEIRKILEEDPQDLDIQKVKEYMLKSYQEGLINNRYWVNIIGELIIKEVDVHSGYEEKVKSVTPSMVRKFATEIFSQGNVIEVSMNPKE, from the coding sequence ATGAGAAAATTAGTTATTGTAATTATAGCATCGTTTGCTGTGCATTTTTTAGCTATTGCGCAGCAGGGACAAAATATCCCTATGGACCCGGAGGTAAGAACAGGCAGGCTTGATAACGGCCTGACCTATTACATTCGTCACAACGAACTTCCGGAACAAAGGGCGGAATTCTATATTGCCCAACGGGTTGGATCTATTTTGGAGGAAGAGAACCAGCGCGGTCTGGCACATTTCCTGGAACATATGTGTTTTAACGGAACCAAAAATTTCCCCGGTAATACATTGATAGAGCAACTGGAAAGTAAAGGGATAAAGTTTGGCGTAAACATCAATGCTTACACTGCAATTGATGAAACAGTATACAATTTGTCAAACATCCCGGTTACCCGTGAGGGGATAATTGATACGGCCCTGCTGGTATTGCACGACTGGTCGGGTTTTGTATCGCTTAACGATAAGGATATTGACCAGGAGCGCGGTGTAATCCATGAGGAATGGCGTACACGTCATACGGCTGATTATAGGGTAATGGAAAAGACATATAAGAATGTATTCCCGGATTCGCGCTATGCAGAACGTATGCCAATAGGGCTGATTGAAGTAATCGACAATTTTCCTTACCAGGCTATCCGGGACTATTATAAAAAATGGTACCGGCCCGACTTACAGGCAATAATTGTTGTGGGTGATATTGATATCGACAAGGTTGAAGAAAAAATTAAAATTCTTTTTGCTGATATTCCTGCTCCTGTCGCCCCAGCAGTAAGGAAATATTTTGAGGTTCCTGATAATACAGACCCGATTGTGTCTGTAGTCAGCGATCCCGAGCTACAGCAAACCGGAATATCTATATCGTATAAAAGGGATGTGTGCCCGGTACCACAGAAGAATACAACAATATATTATTCAAATATGGTACTGGAATATATGGTCGCATCAATGTTTAACCAGCGGCTTTATCAGGTATCGGAAGAACCCAACCCCCCATTTGAAAGAGCTTCGGGCGGACCTGGAGCATTTTACAGCGCCAAAACTAAAAGGGCATGGAAGGTTAATGTGAGCCCACGGAACAATAATGATTGGGAACAAGCCCTGCGTACTGTTTTGAAGGAGAATGAACGTATGCAACGGTACGGGTTTACAGCCATGGAACTAGAGCGGGCAAAAACGAACATGCTGAGTCGCTACGAATCTGCTTACAGAGAACGTGAAAAACAGTATAACAGAGAATATGTACAGGAGTATGTTCGCAACTTTACCGACAATGAACCAAGTCCCGGTATCGGGTGGGAATATAAATATGTTAAGGACATGTTGTCAAACCTGACACTGGACCGGGTCAACATGGTGGCAGAGGCGCTCATAACAGACACTAATGTTGTATTCGCGATCAGTGGTCCGGAAAATGATAATGTAACACTGCCTGCAAAATCCGACATACTTGCCGTTTGGAACAAAGTAAAAAAAGCGGATGTGAAACCTTATGTCGAAGAAGAGCTAACAACATCACTTCTTGAAAAAAAGCCTATAAAGGGCAAAATAACAGGAACCAAACAGCTATCATTTGGCTATACCCAATGGACGCTTTCAAATGGTGTAAAGGTTTTGATTAAGGCAACAGATTACAGGGAGGATCAGGTAATCCTTTCTGCTTACAGCCCTGGCGGGACCTCTCTGGTGGAAGATGATGACCTGCCCTCAGCGATGGTTGCCGGATCCCTTGCCTCTTTAGGAGGGTTAGGGCATTTGAACCAGGTTGACCTTGGCAAGATACTTACGGGCAAGAGAGTCAGTGTTTCACCTTTCATCGGCAACCTGAGCGAAGGGATTTACGGCACTGCGTCACCTAAAGACTTTGAAACCTTGTTGCAACTTACCTATTTGTATTTTACTCAGCCCCGGATGGATCAGGACGCATTCGACACCTGGGAGTCGAACACGAGGGTACAGCTCGAAAATGTATCGCTGAATCCGATGATCAGCTTGAGGGATACCTTAAATAAAATCTTGACAGGCAACAATCCCCGTGGCAGGCAATTTACCCCTGCTATGCTTGATAAGGTCAGTTACAACAAGGCATTGTCTCTATACAGGGAGCGGTTTTCAGACGCCGGAGATTTTACTTTTTTCATTACAGGCAATGTTGAAACTGACAGCATCAAAGAGTATGTAGAGACATACCTTGGAGGTTTACCATCAACCATGGATAAGGAAAAATTTATTGACCGTGGAATTTATCCTTTTAAGGGCATAGTAAAAAACCATTTCGGCCGGCAATTGGAAACTCCGAAGTCGTCTGTGTCCATTATCTATACCGGTGAAATTCCATACACATTGAAAAATATAGTTCTAATGGACTACGTTGAAAGTGTTCTCAATATGGTTTATACCGAGAAAATCCGCGAAGAAAAAGGGGGGGCATATGGCGTCTCTGTCAGGGGAGGGATAGGTAAATTTCCCCGGGAACGGTTTAGTTTCCGTATAGAGTTTGATACAGCCCCTTCAAAACGCGATACGTTGGTGAGGATAGTTTACGACGAGATCAGAAAAATATTGGAAGAAGACCCGCAAGATTTGGATATTCAGAAGGTAAAGGAATATATGTTGAAGAGTTATCAAGAGGGTCTGATTAATAATAGATATTGGGTTAATATTATAGGAGAACTAATTATCAAGGAGGTGGATGTGCATTCAGGTTATGAAGAAAAAGTAAAGTCAGTTACCCCTTCAATGGTGCGTAAGTTTGCCACTGAAATATTTTCTCAAGGGAATGTCATTGAGGTTTCTATGAACCCGAAAGAATAG
- a CDS encoding lipoprotein signal peptidase: MSRLAKSLLIIFSVLFVDQFVKILVKTNMFLGQEFSVLGDWFLIHFVENNGMAFGIEFAGEYGKIALSLFRIVAVTGIGWYLFKLVKNKEVPMGFIACVALILAGAIGNIIDSALYGLIFTESYGQVASLFPTEGGYSSFLHGRVVDMLYFPIFSGRYPTWLPLKGGDSFLFFRPVFNIADSAITVGIFSIILFYRQAFNKLGKENDDTKEAAEPTSY, translated from the coding sequence ATGTCTAGATTAGCAAAATCCCTACTCATCATTTTTTCTGTTCTTTTTGTCGATCAATTTGTTAAAATATTGGTGAAGACCAACATGTTTTTGGGACAGGAGTTTTCTGTTTTAGGTGATTGGTTTTTAATTCATTTTGTTGAAAATAATGGAATGGCTTTCGGGATTGAGTTTGCCGGAGAATATGGTAAAATTGCATTAAGCTTGTTCCGTATTGTTGCAGTAACCGGCATTGGATGGTATTTATTTAAGCTTGTTAAAAATAAAGAAGTACCCATGGGGTTTATCGCCTGTGTTGCTCTGATTCTTGCGGGTGCCATTGGCAATATCATTGACAGTGCTCTTTATGGTCTTATTTTTACAGAAAGCTACGGGCAGGTTGCCAGCCTGTTTCCTACAGAAGGAGGCTATTCCTCTTTTTTACATGGTAGAGTAGTCGATATGCTGTACTTCCCTATTTTTTCAGGAAGATATCCGACATGGTTGCCATTGAAAGGTGGCGATAGTTTCCTGTTTTTCAGACCGGTTTTTAATATCGCTGATTCAGCCATTACGGTTGGTATATTTAGTATAATCTTGTTTTATCGTCAGGCATTTAACAAGCTTGGAAAAGAAAATGACGATACCAAGGAAGCGGCTGAACCGACTTCTTATTGA
- a CDS encoding TraR/DksA C4-type zinc finger protein, with protein MTEKTRYTDAELAEFRELILGKLEKAQEDYELYRNSITLSDGNDTQDTSPTFKVLEEGAATLSKEEAGKLAQRQLKFIQHLQAALVRIENKTFGICRETGKLIAKERLRAVPHATLSIEAKNSQK; from the coding sequence ATGACAGAAAAAACGAGATATACAGATGCTGAGTTAGCTGAATTTAGAGAGCTGATTCTTGGTAAGCTTGAAAAAGCGCAGGAAGATTATGAACTCTATCGGAATTCGATCACGCTAAGTGATGGGAATGATACGCAAGACACTTCGCCGACTTTTAAAGTTTTAGAAGAAGGTGCTGCTACTCTTTCAAAGGAAGAGGCTGGAAAATTGGCTCAGCGACAGCTAAAATTCATTCAACATTTGCAGGCAGCCTTGGTACGTATCGAAAACAAAACATTCGGTATTTGCCGCGAAACAGGTAAGCTAATCGCTAAAGAGCGTTTGCGTGCTGTTCCTCATGCTACTTTGAGTATTGAAGCTAAAAACAGCCAAAAATAG
- the ileS gene encoding isoleucine--tRNA ligase produces the protein MNDKFPVYKQLDLSQVNKDVLKKWEDDDTFHKSISTREGNETFVFYEGPPSANGMPGIHHVMARAIKDTFCRYKTMKGFRVHRKAGWDTHGLPVELSVEKSLGITKEDIGGKISVEEYNAACRREVMKYTKEWEELTRQMGYWVNMDDPYITYDNRYIESVWWLLKKLYDKDLIYKGYTIQPYSPAAGTGLSSHELNQPGTYRDVKDTTAVAQFAVIRDDKSEFLYEEVDTPLYFMAWTTTPWTLPSNTALCVGPKIKYLKVKSYNPYTGEPMTVILAKDLLSSHFNPKHAELSLDEYKPGDKKIPFEVIAEYTGEEIAGVNYEQLINWVKPRGDAFSVITGDFVTTEDGTGIVHIAPTFGADDDRVAKQNGIVPLFVLDKEGKNQPMVDRKGRFFRIEDMLPDFVQSNVNTETYGEFSGRYVKNEYDELLDESYSTVDVDISVMLKKENKAFKIEKHEHSYPHCWRTDKPILYYPLDSWFIKTTAVKDKLIALNNTINWKPASTGTGRFGNWLENLVDWNLSRSRFWGTPLPIWRTEDGSQAKCIGSVEDLMSEIEKAVAAGVMDKNPYEGFNSGEYSQENYDKIDLHRPFVDDIFLVSDDGQKMFREPDLIDVWFDSGAMPYAQRHFPFENDDIFKDVFPADFIAEGVDQTRGWFFTLHAIATMIDESVAFKNIISNGLVLDKAGNKMSKRLGNAVDPFETIEMYGSDPLRWYMLTNSQPWDNLKFDVGGVDEVRRKFFGTLYNTYGFFALYANVDGFRFKEEEIPVSDRPEIDQWVISLLNSLVKEVGESLESYEPTRAGRMISEFVSENLSNWFVRLSRKRYWGGEYDQDKISAYQTLYTCLVTVAKLTAPIAPFYADQLYTDLNKMTELEPDQSVHLAKFPIADESLINKDLEEKMAIAQKASSMILGLRRKEKLKVRQPLAKIMVPILSDRFKMQFEAVENIILSEVNVKKVEYLTDTAGIIKKKIKANFKALGPKYGKMMKQIAGAIAQFGQDEISNLEKTSTHELSVAHEKIAISIDDVEITTEDIPGWLVSTEGDMTIALDINMTDELKQEGIAREFINKIQNLRKESNFEVTDRITIRIEKNDAFNEAVENFKEYISTQTLAESLELTDKLDEKSISKVEIDQDTEALIHLNKIS, from the coding sequence ATGAACGATAAATTCCCTGTATACAAGCAATTAGACCTTTCTCAGGTGAACAAGGATGTTCTGAAAAAATGGGAAGACGATGATACCTTTCATAAAAGTATAAGCACCCGCGAGGGAAATGAAACCTTTGTTTTTTATGAAGGACCACCCTCTGCGAACGGTATGCCGGGAATTCACCACGTGATGGCTCGGGCTATTAAAGATACTTTTTGCCGCTATAAAACCATGAAAGGCTTTCGGGTTCACCGCAAAGCAGGTTGGGACACACATGGTTTGCCAGTGGAATTGAGCGTGGAAAAGTCATTGGGGATCACCAAAGAAGATATTGGTGGTAAAATCTCTGTTGAAGAGTACAATGCAGCCTGCCGCCGAGAGGTGATGAAATATACCAAAGAGTGGGAAGAATTAACCCGCCAAATGGGCTATTGGGTGAATATGGATGATCCGTACATCACTTACGATAACCGCTACATTGAATCGGTTTGGTGGTTACTGAAAAAGCTGTACGACAAAGACTTGATTTATAAAGGATACACCATTCAGCCCTATTCGCCGGCAGCAGGAACCGGTTTGAGTTCGCACGAACTCAATCAACCGGGAACTTATCGCGATGTGAAAGACACGACAGCGGTTGCTCAGTTCGCGGTGATTCGCGATGACAAATCAGAATTTTTATACGAAGAAGTTGATACTCCATTATACTTCATGGCATGGACAACTACGCCATGGACCTTGCCTTCGAACACGGCATTGTGTGTTGGTCCGAAGATTAAGTATCTGAAAGTAAAATCGTATAACCCCTACACCGGAGAGCCGATGACGGTTATTCTGGCTAAGGATTTGTTGAGTTCACATTTCAATCCGAAGCATGCTGAACTTTCGCTTGACGAATACAAGCCGGGAGATAAAAAAATACCTTTTGAAGTAATTGCTGAATATACCGGAGAGGAAATTGCCGGGGTGAACTACGAGCAACTGATCAACTGGGTAAAGCCAAGAGGAGATGCTTTTAGTGTGATTACCGGCGATTTTGTAACAACCGAAGATGGTACCGGAATCGTGCACATAGCACCAACTTTTGGTGCCGACGATGATCGTGTGGCTAAGCAAAATGGGATTGTACCTCTGTTCGTTCTGGATAAAGAAGGGAAAAATCAGCCAATGGTTGATCGCAAAGGTCGTTTTTTCCGCATCGAAGACATGTTGCCGGATTTTGTGCAGTCGAATGTGAATACTGAAACTTATGGAGAGTTTAGCGGCCGCTATGTGAAAAACGAGTACGACGAACTTTTGGATGAGTCGTATTCAACAGTGGATGTCGATATTTCGGTTATGTTGAAGAAGGAAAACAAGGCCTTCAAAATAGAGAAACATGAGCATAGTTATCCGCATTGCTGGCGAACTGATAAGCCAATACTATATTATCCGCTGGATAGTTGGTTTATTAAAACCACTGCCGTAAAAGACAAGCTGATTGCACTGAATAACACGATCAATTGGAAGCCGGCATCGACCGGAACCGGACGTTTTGGCAACTGGTTAGAAAACCTGGTGGATTGGAACCTGAGCCGTTCTCGTTTTTGGGGAACACCACTTCCGATTTGGCGCACCGAAGATGGTTCGCAGGCCAAGTGTATCGGGTCGGTTGAAGATTTGATGAGTGAAATTGAAAAGGCCGTTGCTGCAGGAGTGATGGATAAAAATCCGTACGAGGGATTTAATTCAGGTGAATACAGCCAAGAAAACTACGATAAAATTGATTTGCACCGTCCATTTGTGGATGATATCTTTTTGGTGAGCGATGATGGACAGAAAATGTTCCGTGAGCCCGACTTGATTGATGTTTGGTTTGACTCTGGAGCCATGCCGTATGCGCAGCGTCACTTTCCTTTCGAGAATGACGATATCTTTAAGGATGTGTTTCCCGCTGATTTTATTGCTGAGGGAGTTGACCAAACACGTGGATGGTTTTTTACGCTACATGCTATTGCAACCATGATTGATGAGTCGGTTGCATTTAAAAACATTATTTCCAATGGATTGGTGCTGGATAAGGCTGGAAACAAAATGTCGAAACGCCTGGGGAATGCTGTTGATCCTTTCGAAACAATTGAAATGTACGGTTCTGATCCGTTGCGTTGGTACATGTTAACGAACTCACAACCTTGGGACAACCTCAAGTTTGATGTTGGAGGCGTGGACGAAGTACGCCGTAAGTTTTTTGGAACGCTGTACAATACTTATGGCTTCTTTGCTTTGTATGCGAATGTCGATGGTTTCCGGTTCAAAGAGGAGGAGATCCCAGTCAGCGATCGCCCTGAGATTGATCAATGGGTTATTTCGTTGCTGAATTCATTGGTGAAAGAAGTTGGCGAGAGCCTGGAGAGTTATGAGCCAACGCGCGCCGGACGAATGATTTCTGAATTTGTGAGCGAAAACCTGAGCAACTGGTTTGTGCGTTTAAGCCGCAAACGCTATTGGGGTGGTGAGTACGACCAAGATAAAATTTCGGCTTACCAAACCTTGTACACGTGCTTGGTAACTGTGGCTAAATTAACGGCGCCTATTGCGCCTTTCTATGCTGATCAGTTGTATACCGACTTGAATAAGATGACAGAACTGGAGCCTGACCAAAGTGTTCACCTAGCAAAATTTCCAATTGCAGACGAAAGCTTAATCAATAAGGATTTGGAAGAGAAGATGGCTATTGCTCAAAAAGCGTCATCCATGATTTTAGGATTGCGCCGGAAAGAGAAGTTGAAGGTACGTCAGCCACTGGCAAAAATTATGGTGCCTATTTTGAGTGATCGTTTTAAAATGCAGTTCGAAGCAGTGGAAAACATTATTCTGTCGGAAGTGAACGTGAAAAAGGTTGAATACCTGACCGATACTGCCGGAATTATCAAAAAGAAAATAAAGGCAAATTTTAAAGCTTTAGGACCGAAGTATGGCAAGATGATGAAGCAAATTGCAGGTGCGATAGCACAATTCGGGCAGGATGAAATTTCGAATTTGGAGAAAACGAGTACTCATGAGTTGTCTGTTGCCCATGAGAAAATAGCGATCAGCATCGACGATGTTGAAATCACGACGGAAGATATTCCCGGATGGTTGGTTTCAACCGAAGGCGATATGACCATTGCATTAGACATTAATATGACTGATGAGTTGAAACAAGAGGGAATTGCCCGGGAATTCATCAACAAAATTCAGAACCTGAGGAAAGAAAGTAATTTTGAGGTGACTGATCGTATTACTATACGAATTGAGAAAAATGATGCGTTTAACGAAGCGGTTGAGAACTTCAAAGAATATATTAGTACTCAAACGCTTGCCGAGAGCCTTGAATTGACCGATAAGCTTGATGAAAAGAGCATTTCAAAAGTTGAAATTGATCAGGATACAGAAGCACTTATTCATTTAAATAAAATAAGTTAA
- a CDS encoding SusC/RagA family TonB-linked outer membrane protein, whose product MKLLSLLTFVFFVSVTANSYSQQTKFNMNVEKISVKEAFQTIEAMSEYIFIYSEDNVDLDRKVNIRVENESVNGILDELFKGTDNYYEIQDRQVVILFRDAEKESKPVLLELTIVDEADSPLPGATVVIVGKSQGVITDSNGSTSLWVERGSKIVISFLGMEQKEMTVDQPMNEKVVLKGKTSEINQIVVTGYTQTTMKRTTGSVSIIKGKDLDMQSKPAAGLDMLLQGKLAGVNIKAVSGRPGETATVRIRGTNTITGNADPLWVVDGVPLQKDIPSISGGQIKSGDFNDIFTNGISGINPNDIESVTVLKDASAAAIYGSRAAGGVIVVTTKRGKSGRMQINYSSNVSVVSKPPRDVNLMNSPEKLSWEQELWDEFSAEDYNSVGYYPIVGVVGMIHAGEGKYAGMSASEQDAEIGQLSEETTNWFEELFRNSVSQSHFLSLSGGADKNTYYVSLGYNNNEGVVKKSGYDSYSVSAKLDLKPNDRVSIGFSSDLSMQESTGFSGNVDPFEYAYFANPYEKAYNEDGSYAADNTYFMMTEINGGYRNLLPEEGFNILREMNETSSKTKNLSTTIIGTISVKLQKGLKFEGLGSWGYVTNNSDNINGKNSYAAWQDRPFEGGNRFSPRKYASISQFSAYNANYNLRGQFNYSSEFGENHYLNALIGSELRGQYAKSIYTKRYGYDPVTGNFSMPALPETSELEYGDLLHYATLIDGLSGQSIGKDAFASFYFSADYSYKHRYVASLTARTDGSNNFGSNQQFNPTGSFGVSWNVDQERFMKKYQSIISHFSLRAAIGYTGNINKSVFPQLMMNYESSFRKTESDYFRMGTIRNAPNPNLRWEKTRDLKFSLDVGFLDDRINLQAEVYSRHTYDAVTSEKVPASTGFIIQSFNTSELLNRGLELTLSAIPVKTKNWRMSFSTNIAYNMNKLVSYNPGSFDFSTSTHVGYPLGAVFSGKINGINPNLGIYTYKPRPDAVFETAKDRTKSENYIFYLGTSNAPTTGGYSISTSYKKLSLSVGGTYSIGGKVMNEIAAPYSGGSIERHKSVEIPTQENDLYVNHFNVRRDAVNRWTPSNPITNAHPRILDAFGDVLDIDDYMPTTSAITNASLLENVSYFKLGSVMLAYSFEGEWMKKCFINNLSLSVAASNLFIITNYSGIDPETPGAVYPMARTYTLGLSVGF is encoded by the coding sequence ATGAAACTACTATCGTTACTTACGTTTGTTTTTTTTGTTTCAGTTACCGCCAACAGCTATTCGCAACAAACGAAATTCAACATGAATGTTGAGAAAATTTCGGTAAAAGAGGCATTTCAAACGATTGAGGCAATGAGTGAATACATTTTCATATATAGTGAAGACAATGTTGATCTTGATAGAAAGGTAAATATCCGAGTTGAAAATGAATCAGTTAATGGAATTCTGGACGAACTTTTTAAGGGTACCGATAATTATTATGAGATACAGGATCGACAGGTAGTGATCTTATTCAGAGATGCTGAAAAGGAGTCGAAACCTGTTTTATTAGAATTAACAATTGTCGATGAAGCTGATTCTCCTCTTCCGGGGGCAACAGTAGTAATTGTTGGTAAATCGCAAGGAGTTATTACAGATTCCAACGGATCTACTTCTTTGTGGGTTGAAAGAGGATCAAAAATAGTCATCTCTTTTTTGGGAATGGAGCAGAAAGAGATGACGGTAGATCAGCCTATGAATGAGAAGGTAGTTCTGAAAGGTAAAACTTCAGAAATAAACCAAATTGTCGTAACTGGCTATACGCAGACGACGATGAAACGAACCACGGGTTCTGTTTCTATTATCAAAGGCAAAGATTTAGACATGCAAAGTAAACCTGCTGCTGGTTTGGATATGTTACTGCAAGGGAAGCTGGCAGGGGTAAATATTAAAGCAGTGTCCGGACGTCCGGGAGAAACAGCTACGGTTCGAATAAGAGGCACGAATACCATCACGGGAAATGCCGATCCGCTTTGGGTGGTCGATGGTGTCCCCCTGCAAAAAGATATTCCTTCGATATCGGGAGGTCAAATAAAATCAGGTGATTTTAATGATATATTCACGAATGGCATCTCTGGAATTAATCCGAACGACATTGAGTCGGTAACTGTACTAAAAGATGCTTCTGCAGCTGCTATTTACGGGTCGAGAGCTGCCGGCGGTGTAATTGTTGTTACGACCAAAAGAGGAAAATCGGGACGAATGCAGATTAATTACTCCAGTAATGTATCTGTTGTATCCAAGCCCCCGCGTGATGTGAATTTAATGAATTCGCCTGAAAAGCTAAGTTGGGAACAGGAACTTTGGGATGAGTTTTCGGCGGAAGACTATAACAGTGTTGGTTATTACCCTATTGTCGGAGTGGTGGGGATGATTCATGCGGGGGAAGGGAAATATGCCGGTATGTCTGCTTCCGAACAAGATGCTGAAATAGGGCAACTCTCTGAGGAGACAACCAACTGGTTCGAAGAACTGTTTCGCAATTCTGTTTCGCAAAGTCATTTTCTTTCGCTTTCGGGAGGAGCCGATAAAAATACCTATTATGTATCATTGGGCTATAACAACAACGAAGGGGTTGTTAAGAAAAGTGGGTACGATAGCTATAGCGTTAGTGCAAAATTAGATTTAAAACCCAATGACCGGGTGTCGATTGGCTTTAGTTCTGATTTGTCGATGCAGGAAAGCACCGGCTTTTCCGGCAATGTTGATCCTTTTGAATATGCCTATTTTGCCAACCCGTATGAAAAAGCCTACAACGAGGATGGCTCTTATGCCGCTGATAATACCTATTTCATGATGACCGAAATAAATGGAGGTTATAGGAACCTATTACCGGAAGAAGGCTTCAATATTTTGCGGGAGATGAACGAAACATCCAGTAAAACTAAAAATCTATCAACAACAATAATTGGAACAATAAGCGTAAAATTGCAAAAAGGATTGAAGTTCGAAGGATTGGGTTCATGGGGCTATGTGACCAATAATTCGGATAATATCAATGGAAAGAATTCCTATGCGGCCTGGCAGGATCGCCCGTTTGAAGGAGGCAATCGGTTCTCTCCCCGAAAATATGCATCTATTAGTCAGTTTTCAGCTTATAATGCCAATTATAATTTACGCGGTCAGTTTAATTATTCCTCCGAATTCGGAGAAAATCATTATTTGAATGCTTTAATTGGGAGTGAGTTGCGCGGTCAGTATGCGAAGAGTATTTACACTAAACGTTACGGGTACGATCCTGTTACCGGAAATTTCTCAATGCCTGCTTTGCCTGAAACCTCTGAGTTGGAATATGGAGATTTGCTTCACTATGCAACTCTTATCGATGGACTATCGGGGCAGTCAATTGGTAAAGATGCTTTTGCCTCGTTTTACTTTTCGGCCGATTATTCATACAAGCATCGTTATGTAGCCAGTCTTACTGCTCGTACCGATGGTTCGAATAATTTTGGTAGCAATCAGCAGTTTAATCCGACCGGATCATTCGGCGTTTCGTGGAATGTGGATCAGGAACGATTTATGAAAAAGTATCAATCGATTATTAGTCATTTCTCGCTTCGTGCAGCGATTGGTTATACCGGAAATATTAACAAGAGTGTTTTTCCTCAATTAATGATGAATTATGAAAGTTCGTTCCGGAAAACAGAGAGTGATTATTTCCGGATGGGAACAATTAGAAATGCTCCGAACCCAAATTTGAGGTGGGAAAAAACCAGAGATTTAAAATTTTCGTTGGATGTGGGTTTCTTAGACGATCGGATCAATCTGCAGGCCGAGGTATATAGCCGCCATACCTACGATGCTGTTACTTCCGAAAAAGTACCTGCTTCTACAGGTTTTATTATTCAAAGCTTTAATACCTCTGAGTTGTTAAATCGGGGGCTGGAACTAACCTTGTCGGCAATACCGGTAAAAACAAAAAACTGGCGAATGTCTTTTTCTACCAACATTGCTTACAATATGAATAAATTAGTTTCCTATAATCCAGGATCTTTTGATTTTTCTACTTCTACACATGTTGGATATCCGTTGGGGGCTGTCTTTTCCGGTAAAATTAATGGCATTAATCCGAACTTGGGAATTTACACCTATAAACCGCGGCCGGATGCTGTTTTTGAAACAGCAAAAGATCGTACCAAATCCGAAAATTACATTTTTTATTTGGGAACCAGTAATGCACCTACTACCGGTGGGTATTCAATTAGTACTTCTTACAAGAAACTATCATTGAGTGTTGGAGGTACTTATTCTATTGGAGGAAAAGTGATGAATGAAATAGCTGCTCCTTATAGTGGAGGAAGTATTGAACGACATAAAAGTGTAGAGATTCCGACACAGGAGAATGATTTATATGTGAATCATTTTAATGTACGGAGAGATGCAGTTAATCGCTGGACTCCTTCCAATCCAATCACGAATGCTCATCCGCGTATTCTTGATGCATTTGGGGACGTGCTGGATATTGATGACTATATGCCAACCACCAGTGCCATAACGAATGCTTCGCTGTTGGAAAATGTTTCGTATTTCAAATTGGGCTCTGTAATGTTGGCTTATTCGTTTGAGGGGGAATGGATGAAGAAATGCTTTATTAATAATTTGTCACTTTCGGTAGCAGCAAGTAACCTTTTTATTATTACCAATTATTCGGGCATCGATCCGGAAACTCCGGGAGCTGTTTATCCGATGGCCAGAACTTATACTTTGGGACTTTCGGTTGGATTTTAA